In Thauera sp. JM12B12, one DNA window encodes the following:
- a CDS encoding M20 aminoacylase family protein, protein MSLIESVRPLQNKLTAIRRDIHAHPELAFAEHRTAELVARHLEALGIETHRGIGGTGVVGVVRGRRGLRAIGLRADMDALPITERNEFAHRSTIPGCMHACGHDGHTTMLLGAAEALVARKDFDGTVYLIFQPAEEGEGGAPAMIADGLFERFPMEAVFGMHNWPGMEAGTFAIHSGPVMASADRFDIRFTGVGAHAAMPHLGVDPVVAGAAFVQAAQTLVSRVLDPIDAGVVSVTQFHAGEAYNVIPDRAELCGTVRTFSAEVRDRLERGLRQVAEGIAQSHGVQVDFAFRRGYPPTVNTSAEAALCAEAAREVAGPERVFTDRRPSMGAEDFAYFLEHKPGAYVWIGNGPGEGGCMLHNPNYDFNDEVMPAGVAYWCALVRRLLGERA, encoded by the coding sequence ATGAGCCTCATCGAAAGCGTCCGCCCCCTGCAGAACAAGCTGACCGCGATTCGCCGCGACATCCACGCCCACCCGGAGCTCGCCTTCGCGGAGCACCGCACCGCCGAGCTGGTCGCCCGCCATCTGGAAGCGCTCGGCATCGAGACCCATCGCGGCATCGGCGGCACCGGCGTGGTCGGCGTGGTGCGCGGCCGCCGCGGCCTGCGCGCCATCGGCCTGCGCGCGGACATGGATGCGCTGCCGATCACCGAGCGCAACGAATTTGCGCACAGGTCCACCATCCCGGGCTGCATGCACGCCTGCGGCCACGATGGCCACACCACGATGCTGCTCGGCGCGGCCGAGGCGCTCGTCGCACGCAAGGACTTCGATGGCACCGTGTACCTGATCTTCCAGCCCGCCGAGGAGGGCGAAGGCGGTGCGCCGGCGATGATCGCCGACGGCCTGTTCGAGCGCTTCCCGATGGAGGCGGTGTTCGGCATGCACAACTGGCCGGGCATGGAGGCGGGGACCTTCGCCATCCACAGCGGGCCGGTGATGGCGAGCGCCGACCGCTTCGACATCCGCTTCACCGGTGTCGGTGCGCACGCGGCGATGCCGCACCTCGGCGTGGATCCGGTGGTGGCGGGCGCAGCCTTCGTGCAGGCGGCGCAGACCCTGGTGAGCCGTGTGCTCGACCCGATCGACGCCGGTGTCGTCTCGGTGACCCAGTTCCACGCCGGCGAGGCCTACAACGTGATCCCCGACCGCGCCGAGTTGTGCGGCACGGTGCGCACCTTCTCCGCCGAGGTCCGCGACCGCCTCGAGCGCGGCCTGCGCCAGGTCGCCGAGGGCATCGCGCAGAGCCATGGCGTGCAGGTCGATTTCGCGTTCCGCCGCGGCTACCCGCCGACGGTGAACACCTCCGCCGAGGCTGCGCTGTGCGCCGAGGCTGCGCGCGAGGTGGCGGGGCCGGAGCGCGTGTTCACCGACCGGCGCCCGAGCATGGGCGCGGAGGACTTCGCCTATTTCCTCGAGCACAAGCCGGGCGCCTACGTCTGGATCGGCAACGGCCCGGGCGAGGGCGGCTGCATGCTGCACAACCCCAACTACGACTTCAACGACGAGGTGATGCCGGCGGGCGTGGCCTACTGGTGCGCGCTGGTGCGCCGCCTGCTCGGCGAGCGCGCCTGA
- a CDS encoding FtsX-like permease family protein → MMRNLRLALRMMLRDLRAGELHLLGLAIVIAVASLTSVGFLADRVGRALDREANQLLGGDLLLRADRPWPASFTEEARGRGLQTAQTVLFTSMASTAETSALAGVKVVEDGYPLRGAIRIAPGPNQPDAPAVRAPEAGEVWLDERLFAELGVRTGDTVGLGELAFRVGGMVSFESDRGANFFSLLPRAIFNLKDLDASGLIAEGSRATWRLHVAGTPQAVESYERWARSELGRGQRVETVENARPEVRAALDQAQRFLRLAALLAVILAAVAVGLSARRFMARHLDGCAVMRVLGARQAQVLGIVVGEFLIFGLAAAVTGTALGWSVQWGLAGGLREILATELPAPSLLPLAHGLVVGMALLVGFVLPQLLRLGKVSTLRVLRREFDFAEPVSGAAWALGLAALLGLIFWIAADARLGAMVAAGFAVALGVFALAAWGVLQLAGRLKGQGSLRGGGWRYGIAALGRRMGSSVIQAAALGLGMTALLLLTLVRADLLDNWRRMAPPDAPNRFVINIQPDQRAGIAAAFAAEGLAVPAIQPMIRGRMVEINDTPVDPAAYEDQRTRRLAEREFNLSYGASLPAGNVVQAGRWHGEGGAPQFSVEAGLAQTFGLEVGDRVTFEIAGQRVEAPITSVRKLDWDSMRVNFFFIASEGLLERHPASLITSFHLPAGKHDFTTRLVAQFPNLTVIDTAAVIAQVQAMTDKLIVIVQFVFGFAVLAGLVVLYAALQSTHDERDYELAMLRTLGARNRQVRQALFAEFLVLGGVAGVLSGAGASALGWVLAEQVFRMAYVPALLPVVVAVALGAAGVVAGGWLGTRALLKRPPLASLRALG, encoded by the coding sequence ATGATGCGGAACCTCCGCCTCGCCCTGCGCATGATGCTGCGCGACCTGCGCGCGGGCGAACTGCACCTGCTCGGGCTGGCGATCGTGATCGCGGTGGCGAGCCTGACCAGCGTGGGCTTTCTCGCTGACCGCGTCGGCCGTGCGCTCGACCGTGAGGCCAACCAGCTGCTCGGCGGCGACCTGCTGCTGCGCGCCGATCGGCCCTGGCCCGCCAGCTTCACCGAGGAGGCGCGCGGCCGAGGCCTGCAGACGGCGCAGACCGTGCTCTTCACCAGCATGGCGAGCACGGCCGAGACGTCCGCGCTCGCCGGGGTCAAGGTGGTGGAGGACGGCTATCCGCTGCGGGGCGCGATCCGGATCGCGCCCGGGCCCAACCAGCCCGACGCGCCGGCCGTTCGGGCGCCTGAAGCGGGCGAGGTCTGGCTGGACGAACGCCTCTTCGCCGAACTCGGCGTCAGGACCGGCGACACCGTCGGCCTGGGCGAGCTCGCGTTCCGCGTCGGTGGCATGGTCAGCTTCGAGTCCGACCGCGGCGCCAACTTCTTCAGCCTGCTGCCGCGGGCGATCTTCAATCTGAAGGACCTCGATGCCAGTGGCCTGATCGCGGAGGGCAGCCGTGCAACCTGGCGGCTGCATGTCGCCGGCACGCCACAGGCGGTCGAGTCCTATGAGCGCTGGGCGCGTTCGGAGCTCGGCCGCGGCCAGCGCGTGGAGACGGTGGAGAACGCCCGTCCCGAGGTGCGTGCCGCGCTCGACCAGGCCCAGCGCTTCCTGCGCCTGGCGGCGCTGCTGGCGGTGATCCTCGCCGCGGTGGCGGTGGGGCTGTCCGCGCGCCGCTTCATGGCGCGCCATCTGGATGGCTGCGCGGTGATGCGGGTGCTCGGTGCGCGCCAGGCGCAGGTGCTCGGGATCGTGGTCGGCGAATTCCTGATCTTCGGCCTGGCGGCGGCGGTCACCGGCACCGCGCTCGGCTGGAGCGTGCAGTGGGGATTGGCCGGCGGACTGCGCGAGATCCTCGCCACCGAGCTGCCGGCACCGTCGCTGTTGCCGCTGGCGCACGGGCTGGTGGTGGGGATGGCGCTGCTGGTCGGCTTCGTCCTGCCGCAGTTGCTGCGCCTTGGCAAGGTGAGCACGCTGCGGGTGTTGCGGCGCGAGTTCGACTTTGCCGAGCCGGTGTCGGGGGCGGCGTGGGCGCTCGGACTGGCCGCGCTGCTTGGCCTGATCTTCTGGATCGCCGCGGATGCGCGCCTGGGCGCCATGGTGGCGGCGGGTTTTGCGGTGGCGCTCGGCGTGTTTGCGCTCGCGGCCTGGGGGGTGCTCCAGCTCGCGGGCCGCCTCAAGGGCCAGGGCAGCCTGCGCGGCGGCGGCTGGCGCTACGGCATCGCCGCGCTGGGCCGGCGCATGGGCAGCAGCGTGATCCAGGCCGCCGCGCTCGGCCTGGGCATGACCGCGTTGCTGCTGCTGACCCTGGTGCGCGCCGACCTCCTCGACAACTGGCGCAGGATGGCGCCGCCCGATGCGCCCAACCGCTTCGTCATCAACATCCAGCCCGATCAGCGCGCGGGCATCGCTGCCGCCTTCGCCGCCGAGGGGCTGGCGGTGCCGGCGATCCAGCCGATGATCCGCGGCCGCATGGTCGAGATCAACGACACGCCGGTCGATCCGGCTGCGTACGAGGACCAGCGGACGCGGCGGCTCGCCGAGCGCGAGTTCAACCTCTCCTACGGCGCGTCGCTGCCTGCGGGCAACGTGGTGCAGGCCGGGCGTTGGCACGGCGAGGGGGGCGCGCCGCAGTTCTCGGTGGAGGCCGGGCTCGCGCAGACCTTCGGTCTCGAGGTCGGGGACCGCGTCACCTTCGAGATCGCCGGACAGCGTGTCGAGGCACCGATCACCAGCGTGCGCAAGCTCGACTGGGACTCGATGCGGGTGAACTTCTTCTTCATCGCCTCCGAGGGCCTGCTCGAGCGCCATCCCGCCAGCCTGATCACCAGCTTCCATCTTCCCGCGGGCAAGCATGACTTCACGACGCGACTGGTGGCGCAGTTCCCGAACCTGACCGTGATCGACACGGCTGCCGTCATCGCTCAGGTGCAGGCAATGACCGACAAGCTGATCGTGATCGTGCAGTTCGTGTTCGGCTTCGCCGTGCTCGCGGGGCTGGTCGTGCTCTATGCCGCGCTGCAGTCGACGCACGACGAACGCGACTACGAGCTTGCCATGCTGCGCACGCTCGGCGCGCGCAACCGCCAGGTGCGCCAGGCACTGTTCGCCGAGTTCCTCGTGCTGGGCGGCGTGGCGGGTGTGCTGTCCGGCGCCGGTGCGAGCGCGCTCGGCTGGGTGCTGGCCGAGCAGGTCTTCCGCATGGCCTATGTGCCGGCGCTGCTGCCGGTCGTGGTGGCGGTCGCGCTGGGCGCGGCGGGCGTGGTGGCGGGAGGCTGGCTCGGCACCCGCGCGCTGTTGAAACGGCCGCCGCTGGCGAGCCTGCGTGCGCTGGGCTGA